From a single Nymphaea colorata isolate Beijing-Zhang1983 chromosome 4, ASM883128v2, whole genome shotgun sequence genomic region:
- the LOC116253531 gene encoding protein NRT1/ PTR FAMILY 5.2-like, giving the protein MEHQEGRQQGGVPAIADGGGFTQDGSVDLKGRPVLRSQRGGWRACSFIVGYEVFERWAYHGISSNLILYLTTQLHQGTVTASNNVTTWVGTVWMTPILGAYVADAFLGRYWTFAIASIIYLSGMSLLTLAVSISPLKPPSCHDHASNCKHATPLQVGVFFLALYIVALGTGGTKPNISTMGADQFDDFEPRERKQKLSFFNWWMFSIFFGTLFANTFLIYIQDNVGWSLGYGLPTVGLALSILVFLIGTPFYRHKRPAGSPFAKMAMVLVAAARKWKEPLPRDPKELHELDDGEYARRGKFTMESTSSLGFLNKAAVRNGPTTRWRLCPVTQVEETKQMLKMIPIFFASFFPSTVIAQSHTLFIKQGITLDRSMGPHFKIPPASLTAFVTLSMLISLIVYDRWLVPKVRKYTKNPRGITLLQRMGIGLVMQTIILVIACSVERIRLSYVKHYGLQSSKEAIPLTIFILLPQFALMGLADAFVEVAKIEFFYDQAPETMKSLGASYFTSSIGVGNFFSSFLLRAVSEVTENNGHGGWVRNNLNVSRLDYYYGLLVVLSVVNFIYFLIVSKHYVYRVEAVGIDVALDKSSEMKIIKASALEGAVGDVEQ; this is encoded by the exons atggagCATCAAGAAGGAAGGCAGCAAGGAGGAGTACCGGCCATTGCAGATGGAGGAGGGTTCACTCAGGATGGGAGCGTCGACCTCAAAGGCAGGCCCGTTCTCAGGTCTCAACGGGGAGGATGGAGGGCTTGCTCCTTCATCGTCG GGTATGAGGTGTTCGAAAGGTGGGCATACCATGGGATTTCCTCCAACCTGATACTGTACCTGACCACCCAGCTTCACCAGGGCACCGTTACTGCTTCCAACAATGTCACCACCTGGGTCGGGACCGTCTGGATGACCCCGATTCTTGGGGCTTACGTTGCTGATGCTTTCCTCGGTCGCTACTGGACCTTCGCCATCGCTTCCATCATCTACCTCTCT GGGATGAGCCTACTGACATTGGCCGTTTCAATCTCGCCGCTAAAGCCACCCTCTTGCCATGACCATGCGAGCAACTGCAAGCATGCTACTCCCTTACAGGTTGGAGTCTTCTTCCTCGCACTGTACATCGTCGCCTTGGGCACGGGTGGGACGAAGCCCAACATCTCGACCATGGGCGCGGACCAGTTCGACGACTTCGAGCCGAGGGAGCGGAAGCAGAAACTCTCCTTCTTCAATTGGTGGATGTTCAGCATTTTCTTTGGAACTCTCTTTGCAAACACGTTCCTTATTTACATCCAAGACAATGTTGGTTGGAGCTTGGGATATGGACTCCCCACAGTTGGGCTAGCTCTGTCCATTCTTGTGTTTTTGATAGGGACTCCATTTTACAGACATAAAAGACCTGCAGGTAGTCCCTTTGCCAAGATGGCCATGGTCTTAGTTGCTGCCGCTAGAAAATGGAAGGAACCTCTGCCAAGAGATCCAAAGGAGCTTCATGAGCTTGATGATGGGGAGTATGCTCGTAGAGGGAAGTTCACAATGGAGTCAACCTCTAGCCTTGG GTTTCTTAACAAAGCAGCGGTGAGAAATGGGCCAACCACAAGGTGGAGACTCTGCCCAGTGACCCAAGTAGAGGAAACCAAGCAAATGCTAAAGATGATTCCCATTTTCTTTGCCTCCTTCTTCCCAAGCACTGTCATTGCCCAAAgccacaccctcttcatcaagcagggGATCACCCTGGACAGGAGCATGGGGCCGCACTTCAAGATCCCGCCTGCGAGCTTGACCGCCTTCGTCACCCTATCGATGCTGATCAGCCTGATTGTGTATGATCGGTGGCTCGTCCCCAAGGTGAGGAAGTACACCAAGAACCCCAGGGGAATCACACTGCTCCAGAGGATGGGGATAGGCCTGGTTATGCAGACCATAATCCTGGTAATTGCCTGTTCGGTAGAAAGGATCAGGCTGAGTTATGTCAAGCACTATGGTCTCCAAAGCAGCAAAGAAGCCATTCCTCTCACAATCTTCATCCTCCTCCCTCAGTTTGCTCTCATGGGCCTGGCAGATGCCTTTGTGGAAGTTGCCAAGATTGAGTTCTTCTATGACCAAGCTCCTGAGACCATGAAGAGTCTTGGAGCTTCTTACTTTACCAGCAGCATTGGAGTTGGGAACTTCTTCAGCAGCTTTCTCTTGAGGGCAGTGTCAGAAGTGACTGAGAACAATGGCCATGGTGGGTGGGTCAGGAACAACCTTAATGTGTCTCGCCTTGATTACTATTATGGGTTGCTGGTTGTGCTGAGTGTGGTGAACTTCATTTACTTTCTCATTGTCTCAAAGCACTATGTGTATAGGGTTGAGGCAGTCGGGATTGATGTGGCCTTGGATAAGTCCTCCGAGATGAAGATCATTAAGGCTTCTGCTTTGGAGGGTGCAGTAGGTGATGTAGAACAATGA
- the LOC116253405 gene encoding 26S proteasome regulatory subunit 8 homolog A, with protein MAVAEVERMTGLQKSKLSSETDMDHVSSEESTKMVKHGEGLRQYYLQHIHDLQLQVRQKTHNLNRLEAQRNELNSRVRMLREELQLLQEPGSYVGEVVKVMGKSKVLVKVHPEGKYVVDIDKNIDITKITPSTRVALRNDSYVLHLILPSKVDPLVNLMKVEKVPDSTYDMIGGLDQQIKEIKEVIELPIKHPELFESLGIAQPKGVLLYGPPGTGKTLLARAVAHHTDCTFIRVSGSELVQKYIGEGSRMVRELFVMAREHAPSIIFMDEIDSIGSARMESGTGNGDSEVQRTMLELLNQLDGFEASNKIKVLMATNRIDILDQALLRPGRIDRKIEFPNPNEESRFDILKIHSRKMNLMRGIDLKKIAEKMNGASGAELKAVCTEAGMFALRERRVHVTQEDFEMAVAKVMKKETEKNMSLRKLWK; from the exons ATGGCAGTTGCAGAGGTAGAGCGCATGACTGGCCTTCAGAAAAGCAAATTGAGTTCAGAAACTGATATGGATCATGTATCTTCAGAGGAATCAACTAAAATGGTTAAACATGGTGAAGGCCTTCGGCAATATTATCTTCAACATATCCACGATCTTCAACTTCAGGTCCGTCAGAAAACCCACAACCTCAATCGGTTGGAAGCTCAGAGAAACGAACTCAACTCTCGAG TGAGAATGCTAAGAGAAGAGTTGCAGCTTCTTCAGGAACCTGGATCCTATGTTGGTGAAGTCGTCAAGGTCATGGGAAAGTCAAAGGTTTTGGTTAAG GTGCATCCAGAAGGGAAATACGTTGTTGACATTGATAAGAACATTGACATCACAAAAATTACACCTTCAACAAGAGTTGCACTTCGTAATGATAGTTATGTTCTCCATTTGATTTTACCAAGCAAAGTAGATCCTCTGGTTAACCTTATGAAAGTTGAAAAGGTTCCTGATTCTACTTATGATATGATTGGTGGGCTTGATCAGCAAATAAAGGAAATTAAAGAG GTTATTGAGCTGCCTATCAAGCATCCTGAATTATTTGAGAGTCTTGGAATAGCTCAGCCTAAG GGTGTCTTACTTTATGGGCCGCCTGGTACTGGAAAGACTCTTCTTGCAAGAGCAGTTGCACATCATACGGATTGCACTTTCATCAGGGTTTCTGGTTCAGAGTTGGTTCAGAAATACATTGGAGAGGGATCCAGAATGGTTCGTGAACTTTTTGTTATGGCCAG GGAGCATGCTCCTTCCATTATTTTCATGGATGAGATTGATAGCATTGGATCTGCAAGAATGGAGTCTGGTACTGGGAATGGGGACAGTGAAGTTCAACGCACCATGCTTGAGCTTCTTAATCAACTGGATGGATTTGAAGCATCAAATAAGATCAAG GTTTTAATGGCTACCAATCGGATTGACATCCTTGATCAAGCTCTGCTACGGCCTGGACGTATTGACAGAAAGATTgagtttccaaatccaaatgaaGAG TCTCGCTTCGACATCTTAAAAATCCACTCTCGGAAAATGAACCTCATGCGTGGGATTGACCTAAAGAAAATAGCTGAGAAGATGAATGGTGCATCCGGTGCCGAACTCAAG GCTGTGTGCACAGAGGCAGGTATGTTTGCACTCAGGGAGCGGAGAGTTCATGTTACACAGGAGGATTTTGAGATGGCAGTGGCCAAGGTTATGAAGAAGGAAACGGAGAAGAACATGTCTTTGAGGAAGTTGTGGAAGTAA